From a single Shewanella denitrificans OS217 genomic region:
- a CDS encoding RsmB/NOP family class I SAM-dependent RNA methyltransferase — MLTYPLSGSSSELVINILSMVLSQHKPLDRAYSQHFSGLTLPPSEQARVTQVVGDILRKLNLYCYLADIQPEEFERLGSKLLNAWHIFHGLELPNMQYALQVNLEDFETRLAHAKTQAPLWDGCPQWLDELGSEQLGDAWPLERAALSLAPKRFIRVNELKCTKAQLIERLAKEAVEAIEVEGVDSALEVISDSALFRTETFKAGWFEQQDAGSQLVAAALDAKPGMRVVDACAGAGGKTLHIAAQMQGKGRLLAMDVEQWKLDNLKIRARRAGAHNVETRIIASSKTIKRMKLTADRVLLDVPCSGLGVLKRNPDAKWRDTPERLPILMALQKQILQSYSRMVKVDGILVYATCSIMPAENRLQVDAFLAENPQFVLLMDENITVADSGFDGFYLAKMQRVSE; from the coding sequence ATGCTGACTTACCCACTATCTGGCAGTTCATCCGAACTTGTTATCAATATTCTTTCCATGGTGCTTAGCCAACATAAGCCGCTGGATCGCGCCTATTCTCAGCATTTCTCCGGCCTAACCCTGCCACCTTCAGAGCAGGCAAGGGTGACCCAAGTTGTCGGCGATATTTTACGTAAATTAAACCTGTACTGCTATTTAGCCGATATTCAGCCAGAAGAGTTTGAGCGCTTAGGCTCTAAATTACTCAATGCTTGGCATATCTTTCATGGCCTTGAATTACCCAACATGCAGTACGCCCTGCAAGTGAATTTGGAAGATTTTGAAACGCGTCTGGCCCACGCTAAAACCCAGGCTCCACTGTGGGATGGTTGCCCTCAATGGCTGGATGAATTGGGCTCCGAGCAGCTAGGTGATGCTTGGCCTCTAGAGCGCGCCGCGTTATCCCTAGCCCCTAAGCGCTTTATTCGGGTCAATGAGCTTAAATGCACTAAAGCGCAGCTGATTGAGCGCTTAGCGAAAGAGGCGGTTGAAGCCATAGAGGTTGAAGGCGTCGACAGTGCCTTAGAAGTTATCTCTGATTCGGCGCTTTTCAGAACCGAAACCTTCAAAGCAGGCTGGTTTGAGCAGCAAGATGCGGGCTCACAATTAGTTGCAGCCGCCCTTGATGCCAAACCTGGTATGCGGGTCGTCGATGCCTGTGCGGGCGCTGGCGGAAAAACCTTACACATAGCGGCGCAAATGCAAGGAAAAGGGCGCTTACTTGCTATGGATGTCGAGCAGTGGAAACTGGATAACCTAAAAATTCGGGCACGCCGCGCTGGGGCCCACAATGTTGAAACTCGTATTATCGCCAGCAGTAAGACCATCAAGCGGATGAAACTTACCGCTGACAGAGTGCTGCTGGATGTGCCTTGTTCCGGTCTTGGGGTACTCAAACGAAACCCGGATGCCAAATGGCGTGATACCCCAGAGCGTTTGCCGATTTTAATGGCGTTGCAGAAGCAGATTTTACAAAGCTACAGCCGGATGGTAAAAGTTGATGGCATATTGGTTTATGCCACTTGTTCCATCATGCCGGCAGAAAACCGTTTACAAGTAGACGCGTTCCTAGCGGAAAACCCACAATTTGTGCTGTTAATGGATGAAAACATCACAGTGGCCGATTCGGGCTTTGATGGCTTCTATTTAGCCAAAATGCAGCGAGTGAGCGAATAA
- a CDS encoding putative bifunctional diguanylate cyclase/phosphodiesterase — MKCSSRKPDIEGYSNILSLVLAGAPLHEVLTALVLLIEAQNSGTKASVLLLSNDGKRLLKGAAPNLPKAYNDAIDGVEIGPAVGSCGTAAYLRERVIVDDIEHHHYWAHYKDLALGFGLKACWSEPIFDSLGEVLGTFAMYYDEVKSPRAEDLVLIEQAARLASLAIERNKSTHLQKLTHMIFNHLPMALLITNGSGSMLFSNRMFNGIIEGEELNPQTKLHLVEQDTSRVFEPHKFFAASPSVTLQSLLDNLSHNLAWDGELCCEREDGRFIYLALSVTPYRDVFGLQNCFAWIMMDVSDSKKANHLIQYQANNDALTGLSNRKHLLEKIKKYIHGKQEDNQTLPAFSLLQIDLDNFKQINDTLGHDNGDALLIAVADRLSQACPSKALLARLNGDEFALLLPNKLNAEELSELAQSINQLISERFVIDQQVLYTTVSIGIARYPADSNSVSALLNCASQAMYSAKEKGRNGFQFFDQQMQLKAERTAYIHTHIKAGLENNEFELYYQPIVNIRTATIHRAEVLLRWHHEGEFISPDEFIPVAEQTGFIVQLGEWVRKEAFKTIDLFSQNQLSVDLSVNVSTMEFWSPELQARFLASFDDTVRELGLDYFPYHMLTLEITESLMMQQHTNIANLLQTLRKRGIKVSVDDFGTGYSSLSYLVNFPVDQIKIDKAFVQKLTDGHRHIAIVEAIASLSRSLDLTVTAEGVETKEQLAIISGNQIDMVQGYYFYRPMPKREFLNLLFEQAGYGLL, encoded by the coding sequence TTGAAATGCTCAAGTCGTAAACCCGATATAGAAGGCTACAGCAATATTTTGTCGCTGGTGCTTGCTGGCGCTCCATTACACGAGGTTCTCACTGCATTAGTATTATTAATTGAAGCGCAAAACTCAGGCACTAAAGCCTCGGTGTTATTACTCAGCAATGATGGAAAACGCCTGCTTAAAGGGGCGGCGCCTAATCTGCCCAAAGCGTACAACGATGCCATTGATGGTGTGGAAATTGGCCCTGCGGTAGGTTCTTGTGGCACCGCGGCCTACCTGCGTGAGCGTGTGATTGTTGATGATATTGAACATCATCACTATTGGGCTCATTACAAGGACCTTGCCCTGGGATTTGGACTCAAAGCCTGCTGGTCTGAACCCATTTTTGACAGCCTTGGGGAAGTGCTGGGCACCTTCGCCATGTATTATGATGAGGTCAAATCTCCAAGAGCTGAAGATCTTGTGTTAATCGAACAAGCTGCCCGTTTAGCAAGTCTTGCCATCGAGCGCAACAAGAGCACCCATCTTCAAAAACTCACCCATATGATTTTTAATCATCTGCCGATGGCGCTATTGATCACCAATGGCTCTGGCTCTATGTTGTTCTCAAACAGAATGTTTAATGGGATCATAGAGGGAGAAGAACTGAATCCACAAACCAAATTGCATTTAGTCGAGCAAGACACCAGCCGAGTTTTTGAGCCTCACAAGTTTTTTGCCGCATCCCCCTCGGTGACATTGCAATCTTTATTGGACAATTTGAGTCACAACTTAGCTTGGGATGGCGAGCTCTGCTGTGAGCGAGAAGACGGCCGTTTTATTTATCTGGCGCTATCGGTAACCCCATACCGAGATGTGTTTGGTCTGCAAAACTGTTTTGCCTGGATCATGATGGATGTGAGTGACAGTAAAAAAGCCAATCATCTTATTCAATATCAGGCTAACAATGATGCACTCACAGGACTGAGCAATCGCAAGCATCTACTTGAAAAAATAAAAAAGTATATCCATGGCAAGCAGGAAGACAATCAGACATTGCCAGCTTTTAGTTTATTGCAGATAGATTTAGATAATTTTAAGCAGATAAACGATACCTTGGGCCATGATAATGGGGATGCGTTGTTAATCGCGGTAGCTGATAGACTATCTCAAGCCTGTCCAAGTAAGGCCTTGTTAGCACGGTTAAACGGTGATGAATTTGCACTCTTGCTGCCCAATAAGCTTAATGCCGAAGAACTCAGTGAGTTAGCCCAGAGTATCAATCAGTTAATCAGCGAACGTTTCGTTATTGATCAACAAGTGCTGTATACCACGGTAAGCATAGGTATTGCTCGCTACCCTGCAGATTCTAACAGCGTCAGCGCGCTACTCAATTGTGCTAGCCAAGCCATGTACAGTGCCAAAGAAAAAGGCCGCAATGGTTTCCAGTTTTTCGATCAACAAATGCAGCTCAAGGCAGAACGCACCGCTTACATTCACACTCACATAAAAGCGGGGCTCGAAAATAATGAATTTGAGCTTTATTATCAACCCATAGTGAATATCCGCACCGCCACTATTCACAGGGCTGAAGTATTATTGCGTTGGCACCATGAAGGGGAATTTATTTCTCCTGATGAATTTATTCCCGTGGCCGAGCAAACCGGATTTATCGTGCAACTTGGCGAATGGGTGCGAAAAGAGGCCTTTAAAACCATAGATTTATTTAGCCAGAATCAACTGTCTGTGGACTTATCTGTCAATGTGTCCACCATGGAATTCTGGTCTCCTGAATTGCAAGCCAGATTTTTGGCTTCATTCGATGATACGGTACGAGAATTAGGCTTAGACTATTTTCCTTACCATATGCTGACACTCGAGATCACTGAGTCATTGATGATGCAGCAGCACACAAATATAGCCAACTTGCTGCAAACTTTGCGTAAACGTGGCATTAAAGTGTCTGTGGATGATTTTGGTACCGGTTATTCCTCGCTTTCCTATCTGGTCAATTTCCCTGTGGATCAGATTAAAATTGATAAGGCATTTGTGCAAAAACTCACGGATGGTCACAGGCATATCGCCATCGTTGAAGCCATTGCCAGTCTGAGCCGCTCTTTGGATTTAACCGTCACAGCCGAAGGGGTGGAGACCAAAGAACAGTTGGCGATTATCAGTGGTAATCAAATTGATATGGTGCAAGGTTACTATTTTTATCGACCTATGCCTAAGCGGGAGTTTTTAAATTTGCTATTTGAACAAGCAGGTTATGGCTTACTTTAG
- the ald gene encoding alanine dehydrogenase has translation MIIGVPSEIKNHEYRVGMVPSSVRELTIKGHQVFVQSDAGVGIGMTNQDYIDAGASILDTAAEVFAKADMIVKVKEPQAIERAMLREDQILFTYLHLAPDLPQTQELIKSGAVCIAYETVTDDRGGLPLLAPMSEVAGRMSIQAGARALEKSLGGRGMLLGGVPGVEPAKVVILGGGMVGTNAAQMAVGMGADVVVLDRSIDALRRLNVQFGSSVKAIYSTADAIERHVLEADLVIGGVLVPGAAAPKLITRSMVSRMKPGSAIVDVAIDQGGCVETSHATTHQDPTYIVDDVVHYCVANMPGAVARTSTFALNNATLPFIIRLANLGYKEALLQDKHLLNGLNVMHGKLVCKEVAEALALEFTCPKSLLV, from the coding sequence ATGATTATTGGCGTTCCAAGTGAAATCAAAAATCACGAATATCGTGTAGGTATGGTCCCATCGAGTGTTCGTGAATTGACCATCAAGGGTCATCAAGTGTTTGTCCAGTCAGATGCGGGTGTAGGCATTGGCATGACAAACCAAGACTATATAGATGCAGGCGCCTCCATTTTAGATACGGCAGCAGAAGTGTTTGCTAAAGCCGATATGATAGTCAAAGTGAAGGAGCCACAGGCAATTGAACGCGCCATGCTCCGTGAAGACCAAATTCTATTCACTTACCTGCATTTAGCGCCAGATTTACCCCAGACACAAGAGTTAATTAAAAGCGGCGCTGTGTGTATCGCTTATGAAACTGTGACTGACGACCGCGGTGGTCTACCTTTGCTTGCCCCTATGTCAGAAGTCGCTGGTCGCATGTCAATTCAAGCCGGCGCACGCGCCCTTGAGAAATCCTTAGGTGGACGTGGCATGTTACTGGGCGGTGTCCCTGGTGTTGAACCTGCTAAAGTCGTTATTCTAGGCGGCGGTATGGTCGGCACAAACGCGGCGCAAATGGCTGTGGGCATGGGTGCTGACGTAGTAGTGTTAGATCGCAGCATAGATGCACTTCGCCGTTTGAACGTGCAATTTGGCTCATCAGTCAAAGCCATCTACTCCACTGCCGATGCTATTGAGCGTCACGTGTTAGAAGCCGATCTTGTGATTGGCGGCGTGTTAGTCCCAGGAGCTGCTGCACCTAAGCTCATCACTCGCAGCATGGTTTCTCGCATGAAGCCGGGTAGCGCCATCGTTGACGTCGCTATTGACCAAGGCGGCTGTGTTGAAACATCCCATGCAACCACTCACCAAGATCCGACTTACATCGTTGATGACGTAGTGCACTACTGCGTGGCCAACATGCCAGGTGCGGTTGCTCGCACTTCGACCTTCGCTCTAAACAATGCCACCTTGCCCTTTATTATTAGACTGGCAAACCTTGGCTACAAAGAGGCCCTGCTTCAAGATAAGCACTTACTCAATGGCTTAAATGTCATGCACGGTAAGCTTGTATGTAAAGAAGTGGCTGAAGCCTTAGCACTCGAATTCACTTGCCCTAAGAGCTTACTGGTTTAA
- the lrp gene encoding leucine-responsive transcriptional regulator Lrp: protein MKNNPQKDLDRIDRNILNELQLDGRVSNVELSKRVGLSPTPCLERVKRLEKQGFIKGYTALVNPNFLGASLLVFVEITLNRDVPDLFDRFNRAVQLLDDIQECYLVSGDFDYLLKTRVSDMSAYRRLLGETLMKLPSVSDTRTYVVMEEVKQSTRIGLNHLGMD from the coding sequence ATGAAAAATAATCCGCAAAAAGATCTCGACCGTATCGATCGCAATATCCTCAATGAATTACAGCTCGACGGCAGGGTGTCTAATGTTGAGCTATCAAAACGTGTCGGTCTAAGCCCAACCCCTTGCCTAGAGCGGGTTAAGCGTTTAGAGAAACAAGGCTTCATTAAGGGTTATACCGCGCTGGTCAACCCTAATTTTCTCGGTGCATCCTTGCTGGTTTTTGTTGAAATAACCCTTAATCGAGATGTCCCTGATTTATTTGACAGATTTAACCGCGCGGTGCAATTACTCGATGATATCCAAGAGTGTTATTTGGTGTCAGGGGATTTTGATTATTTGCTTAAAACACGGGTGTCAGATATGTCAGCCTATCGGCGCCTATTAGGGGAAACCTTAATGAAGTTACCTTCAGTGTCAGATACCCGCACTTACGTGGTGATGGAAGAGGTTAAACAAAGTACTCGCATTGGCCTAAATCATCTTGGAATGGATTGA